A window of Streptomyces sp. DG1A-41 contains these coding sequences:
- a CDS encoding transglycosylase family protein codes for MAVRGRHRRYQPNRINRASLTVTAGGAGMALPFMGAGTAQAADVDTWNKVAACESSNDWNINTGNGFYGGLQFTQSTWEAYGGRAYAARADLASKDQQIAVAEKVLDGQGPGAWPVCSVRAGLTRGGAEPDIRPAAESTRKGEKADRKQRPKTSIEDVRPQSTPQSRAGSAEMYTVVRGDTLSGIAQERDVRGGWRGLYAANRSAIGGDPDLIVPGQRLALRGESATKTRPGPERAPSAKPSTKKPAQKPSSKKPSPDRAEERARDRSKDESKERAARSTATRQGLVAPVTASLGTPYRKAGSSWSKGYHTGVDFPVPTGTSVKSVASGSVVSAGWGGSYGYQVVIRHADGRYSQYAHLSAISVRDGQTVSAGQRIGRSGSTGNSTGPHLHFEVRTGPGFGTDVDPIAYLRAGGVRI; via the coding sequence ATGGCCGTACGCGGCCGGCATCGCCGGTATCAGCCGAACAGGATCAACCGCGCCTCACTCACCGTCACGGCGGGCGGCGCGGGCATGGCGCTCCCGTTCATGGGCGCCGGCACCGCCCAGGCGGCGGACGTGGACACCTGGAACAAGGTCGCCGCCTGCGAGTCGAGCAACGACTGGAACATCAACACCGGCAACGGCTTCTACGGCGGACTCCAGTTCACCCAGTCCACCTGGGAGGCGTACGGCGGCCGGGCCTACGCGGCGCGCGCGGACCTGGCCAGCAAGGACCAGCAGATCGCCGTCGCCGAGAAGGTGCTCGACGGGCAGGGCCCTGGCGCCTGGCCGGTGTGTTCGGTCCGCGCCGGCTTGACCCGGGGCGGAGCCGAGCCCGACATCCGGCCGGCCGCCGAGAGCACGAGGAAGGGCGAGAAAGCAGACCGGAAGCAGAGGCCCAAGACCTCCATCGAGGACGTGCGGCCGCAGTCCACCCCGCAGTCCCGGGCGGGCAGCGCCGAGATGTACACGGTCGTGCGGGGCGACACGCTCTCCGGTATCGCGCAGGAGCGCGACGTGCGGGGCGGCTGGCGAGGTCTGTACGCCGCCAACCGCTCGGCCATAGGGGGCGACCCCGACCTGATCGTGCCCGGCCAGCGGCTCGCGCTGCGCGGCGAGAGCGCCACGAAGACGCGTCCCGGGCCCGAGCGGGCCCCGTCGGCCAAGCCGTCGACGAAGAAGCCGGCGCAGAAGCCGTCATCGAAGAAGCCGTCCCCGGACCGTGCCGAGGAGCGTGCCAGGGACCGGTCCAAGGACGAGAGCAAGGAGCGCGCCGCACGGTCCACGGCCACCCGGCAGGGCCTCGTCGCCCCCGTCACCGCCTCCCTCGGGACGCCCTACCGCAAGGCGGGCTCGTCCTGGTCGAAGGGCTACCACACCGGCGTCGACTTCCCCGTGCCCACGGGCACGTCCGTCAAGTCGGTCGCTTCGGGCAGCGTCGTCAGCGCGGGGTGGGGCGGCTCGTACGGCTACCAGGTCGTGATCCGGCACGCCGACGGCCGCTACAGCCAGTACGCCCACCTGTCGGCCATCTCCGTGCGGGACGGGCAGACGGTGAGCGCGGGCCAGCGCATCGGCCGCTCCGGTTCCACCGGAAACAGCACGGGCCCGCATCTGCACTTCGAGGTGCGGACGGGGCCCGGTTTCGGCACGGACGTCGACCCCATAGCGTACCTGAGGGCCGGCGGCGTCAGGATCTGA
- a CDS encoding DMT family transporter: MSALALSVLLSLVSAVAYAGGAIVQERVAASSPGEQYAPLRRPGWWAAVALNGLGGLLHVAALAYGPLSLVQPLGALTIVVALPMAALFVGRKAGATAWRGAIMATVGLAGLLSLVAASDARSLDTAQRVAVAVVTAGVVVALMIAGRAAHRHPAVRSMLLATASGIAFGMSSVFTKTVAVDWTGGVSAADVPSLAVIGVLATAGMLLSQASYRGAGLAAPLATLTVVNPVVAAAVGITMFGETFRYGTTGTALALSCGVVAAGGLILLTTERLTHTQPESEGTGLEVAGTGLVPADTGLGATGMLPGPSAESAGSVRGLLETVGAESGRAGALREALGAEPGRAGALSRIVGGPPGSGGKLPRAADAPLQQTVDAPPPVAVGALPKALGAGAGKRGPAGREASGDPVCVPAVPVSVAVAGEREVDREVAYESGEPSVNSEERPLSYAAFYGIPYVPMPTVDRHRTRIRS; encoded by the coding sequence ATGAGCGCCCTCGCGTTGTCCGTCCTGCTATCCCTCGTCTCCGCGGTCGCCTACGCGGGCGGGGCGATCGTGCAGGAGCGGGTCGCGGCGTCCTCGCCGGGCGAGCAGTACGCGCCGCTGCGTCGGCCGGGCTGGTGGGCGGCGGTCGCGCTCAACGGCCTCGGCGGACTGCTGCACGTGGCGGCGCTGGCGTACGGACCGCTCAGCCTGGTGCAGCCGCTCGGCGCGCTGACCATCGTGGTGGCCCTGCCGATGGCGGCGCTGTTCGTCGGCCGCAAGGCGGGTGCCACGGCGTGGCGGGGCGCGATCATGGCGACGGTGGGGCTCGCCGGTCTGCTGTCCCTGGTCGCCGCTTCCGACGCGCGGTCGCTGGACACGGCGCAGCGGGTGGCCGTGGCCGTGGTCACCGCGGGTGTGGTCGTGGCGCTGATGATCGCCGGCCGGGCCGCGCACCGGCACCCGGCGGTCCGCAGCATGCTGCTGGCGACCGCCTCCGGTATCGCGTTCGGCATGTCCTCGGTGTTCACCAAGACCGTCGCGGTCGACTGGACCGGCGGTGTGTCGGCGGCGGACGTGCCGTCCCTCGCCGTGATCGGCGTCCTCGCCACGGCCGGCATGCTGCTGTCGCAGGCCTCCTACCGGGGCGCCGGCCTCGCCGCACCGCTGGCCACGTTGACGGTCGTGAACCCGGTGGTGGCGGCCGCCGTCGGCATCACGATGTTCGGCGAAACCTTCCGCTACGGCACGACGGGCACGGCGCTCGCCCTGAGCTGCGGCGTGGTGGCGGCGGGCGGCCTGATCCTGCTGACGACGGAGCGGCTTACTCACACCCAGCCGGAGAGCGAGGGGACGGGGCTGGAGGTCGCCGGGACGGGGCTGGTCCCCGCGGACACGGGCCTCGGGGCGACGGGGATGCTGCCCGGGCCCTCCGCGGAGTCGGCCGGGAGCGTGCGGGGTCTGCTGGAGACGGTGGGTGCGGAGTCCGGACGCGCGGGTGCCTTGAGGGAGGCGCTGGGTGCCGAACCCGGACGCGCGGGCGCCTTGTCCCGGATCGTGGGCGGCCCGCCCGGAAGCGGAGGCAAGCTCCCCAGGGCGGCGGACGCGCCGCTGCAACAGACGGTGGACGCGCCGCCGCCCGTTGCCGTGGGCGCGCTGCCCAAGGCGCTGGGCGCCGGGGCTGGTAAGCGTGGCCCAGCCGGTCGGGAGGCGTCAGGGGATCCGGTGTGCGTGCCTGCGGTTCCCGTTTCCGTTGCCGTCGCCGGTGAACGCGAGGTCGACCGGGAGGTCGCGTACGAGAGCGGGGAACCGTCGGTGAACTCCGAGGAACGCCCGCTCTCCTACGCCGCCTTCTACGGCATCCCGTACGTGCCGATGCCCACCGTGGACCGGCACCGCACGCGCATCAGATCCTGA
- a CDS encoding (2Fe-2S)-binding protein yields the protein MNLDPGLAALRPLGGYFVLRTGEAAAGPLPTLAQAYAAASPDVCRNPLIFRVSKVADALRAPEWRVAASVAHLGLAARLWSVALGCAALYGRVPDLDARLLHWDADAAAPDDLWLSDVRLLSGDAPTVADTVLHGHLQPLSEALRAHYRLAPGLLRGNAASALAGAARELDRWARRHGRTDTASRSRSLAAELLAHPLLAGAGTLTGTAFRRRSCCLYYRVPGGGLCGDCCFTRPPRSSPHAPSG from the coding sequence GTGAACCTCGACCCCGGCCTTGCCGCGCTCCGCCCGCTCGGCGGCTACTTCGTGCTGCGCACGGGAGAAGCGGCGGCGGGGCCTCTCCCCACTCTCGCACAGGCCTACGCCGCCGCGTCACCGGATGTATGCCGAAATCCCCTGATTTTTCGCGTCAGCAAAGTCGCGGACGCCCTACGAGCCCCGGAGTGGCGCGTCGCGGCGTCCGTGGCCCACCTGGGGCTCGCGGCCCGCCTGTGGTCCGTGGCGCTCGGCTGCGCCGCACTCTACGGCCGTGTCCCCGACCTCGACGCCCGGCTGCTGCACTGGGACGCCGACGCCGCCGCCCCTGACGACCTGTGGCTCTCGGACGTACGGCTGCTCTCCGGGGACGCGCCGACCGTCGCGGACACCGTCCTGCACGGCCACCTCCAACCTCTCTCCGAGGCCCTGCGCGCCCACTACCGCCTCGCCCCGGGCCTGCTGCGGGGCAACGCCGCCTCCGCGCTGGCGGGCGCCGCCCGGGAACTCGACCGCTGGGCCCGGCGGCACGGCCGTACGGACACCGCCTCCCGGTCCCGTTCCCTGGCCGCGGAACTCCTCGCGCACCCCCTGCTCGCAGGTGCCGGAACCCTCACCGGCACGGCCTTCCGGCGCCGCAGCTGCTGTCTGTACTACCGGGTGCCCGGCGGGGGCCTCTGCGGTGACTGTTGCTTCACACGGCCGCCTCGCTCTTCCCCACACGCCCCATCTGGGTGA
- the glgA gene encoding glycogen synthase, producing the protein MRVGLLTREYPPDVYGGAGVHVEFLARELRPLVDLDVHCWGEGRADGVVRHRPWSTLDGANDALRTFSVDLAMAAALEGRELVHSHTWYANLGGHLAKLLYGIPHVMTAHSLEPLRPWKAEQLGGGYELSSWAERTAIEAADAVIAVSAAMREDILGCYPALDQDKVHVVHNGIDTSLYRPDHGTDALDRIGLDRSRPYVLFVGRITRQKGVPHLLRAVRDIDPAAQVVLCAGAPDTPEIDQEFRELFGELSRVRDGVFWIPRMLPRPEVIQLLTHAALFVCPSVYEPLGIVNLEAMACGTPVVASAVGGIPEVVDDGRTGLLVPAGDGFEAGLARAMDSVLGDPEAARRMGEAGRERAVGEFGWDAVARRTVRLYEEILKQA; encoded by the coding sequence GTGCGCGTCGGACTGCTGACCCGGGAGTACCCGCCGGATGTGTACGGCGGTGCAGGCGTCCACGTGGAGTTCCTCGCCCGGGAGCTCAGACCGCTGGTCGACCTGGACGTGCACTGCTGGGGCGAGGGCCGCGCCGACGGCGTGGTGCGCCACCGGCCCTGGTCCACCCTCGACGGCGCCAACGACGCGCTGCGCACCTTCTCCGTCGACCTGGCCATGGCCGCCGCCCTCGAAGGCCGCGAGCTGGTCCACTCCCACACCTGGTACGCCAACCTCGGCGGCCACCTCGCCAAGCTCCTGTACGGCATCCCGCACGTGATGACCGCGCACTCCCTGGAACCGCTGCGCCCCTGGAAGGCCGAGCAGCTCGGCGGCGGCTACGAGCTGTCGAGCTGGGCCGAGCGCACCGCGATCGAGGCCGCCGACGCGGTGATCGCCGTCTCCGCCGCCATGCGCGAGGACATCCTCGGCTGCTACCCGGCCCTGGACCAGGACAAGGTGCACGTCGTGCACAACGGCATCGACACGAGCCTGTACCGGCCCGACCACGGCACGGACGCCCTGGACCGGATCGGCCTCGACCGCTCCCGCCCGTACGTGCTGTTCGTCGGCCGCATCACCCGCCAGAAGGGCGTGCCCCACCTGCTGCGCGCGGTGCGCGACATCGACCCGGCCGCGCAGGTCGTGCTGTGTGCGGGCGCACCGGACACGCCGGAGATCGACCAGGAGTTCCGCGAGCTGTTCGGGGAGCTGAGCCGAGTCCGCGACGGCGTGTTCTGGATCCCGAGGATGCTGCCGCGCCCGGAGGTGATCCAGCTCCTCACGCACGCCGCCCTGTTCGTCTGCCCTTCGGTGTACGAGCCGCTCGGCATCGTGAACCTGGAGGCGATGGCCTGCGGCACGCCCGTGGTCGCCTCGGCGGTCGGCGGGATACCCGAGGTCGTGGACGACGGCAGGACGGGCCTGCTCGTCCCGGCCGGCGACGGCTTCGAGGCGGGTCTCGCCCGGGCCATGGACTCCGTACTGGGCGACCCGGAGGCCGCCCGGCGGATGGGCGAGGCCGGGCGGGAACGCGCGGTCGGCGAGTTCGGTTGGGACGCGGTGGCCCGCCGCACGGTCCGGCTCTACGAGGAGATCCTGAAACAGGCTTAG
- the glgC gene encoding glucose-1-phosphate adenylyltransferase — MRRGGPSVLGIVLAGGEGKRLMPLTADRAKPAVTFGGTYRLVDFVLSNLVNADVLRICVLTQYKSHSLDRHITTTWRMSSLLGNYVTPVPAQQRLGPRWYLGSADAILQSLNLIYDERPEYVAVFGADHVYRMDPRQMLAQHIDSGAGVTVAGIRVPRSESSAFGVITPGSDGQTVERFLEKPADPPGLVDDPEMVFASMGNYIFTTKALIEALQRDAEDEHSVHDMGGSILPQLTDRGEAALYDFSANHVPGETTRDQGYWRDVGTLDAYYEAHMDLIAERPAFNLYNRSWPIYTHSYQLSPARFNAGGIASESIISAGCLIRGQVTRSVLSPGVVVDPGAVVQGSVLHDNVHIGRGAVVRGAVLDKNVEVPPGATIGVNPERDAELYTVSKGGVIALGKGQLVT; from the coding sequence ATGCGTCGTGGTGGTCCTTCGGTTCTGGGAATCGTGCTGGCGGGCGGCGAGGGCAAGCGTCTGATGCCCCTGACCGCGGACCGTGCGAAACCCGCGGTCACCTTCGGCGGCACCTACCGCCTGGTCGACTTCGTCCTGTCCAACCTCGTGAACGCCGACGTCCTGCGCATCTGCGTCCTGACGCAGTACAAGTCGCACTCGCTGGACCGGCACATCACCACCACCTGGCGGATGTCCAGCCTGCTCGGCAACTACGTCACACCCGTGCCCGCCCAGCAGCGCCTGGGCCCGCGCTGGTACCTGGGCAGCGCCGACGCGATCCTCCAGTCGCTGAACCTGATCTACGACGAGCGCCCCGAGTACGTCGCCGTCTTCGGCGCCGACCACGTCTACCGCATGGACCCGCGCCAGATGCTCGCCCAGCACATCGACAGCGGAGCGGGCGTCACGGTGGCCGGGATCCGGGTGCCGCGCAGCGAGTCCTCGGCGTTCGGCGTGATCACTCCGGGCTCGGACGGGCAGACGGTGGAGCGCTTCCTGGAGAAGCCGGCGGACCCGCCCGGCCTGGTGGACGATCCCGAGATGGTCTTCGCCTCCATGGGCAACTACATCTTCACCACGAAGGCCCTCATCGAGGCGCTCCAGCGGGACGCGGAGGACGAGCACTCCGTGCACGACATGGGCGGCTCGATCCTGCCCCAGCTCACCGACCGGGGCGAGGCCGCGCTGTACGACTTCAGCGCCAACCACGTGCCCGGCGAGACCACCCGCGACCAGGGCTACTGGCGGGACGTCGGCACGCTGGACGCCTACTACGAGGCCCATATGGATCTGATCGCCGAGCGCCCGGCCTTCAACCTGTACAACCGCAGCTGGCCCATCTACACGCACTCGTACCAGCTCTCGCCGGCCCGCTTCAACGCCGGGGGCATCGCCAGCGAGTCCATCATCAGCGCCGGCTGTCTCATCCGCGGACAGGTCACGCGGTCCGTGCTGTCGCCGGGCGTGGTGGTCGACCCGGGGGCCGTCGTGCAGGGGTCGGTGCTGCACGACAACGTGCACATCGGCCGGGGCGCGGTGGTGCGCGGCGCCGTCCTCGACAAGAACGTCGAAGTGCCGCCGGGCGCGACGATCGGCGTCAACCCGGAGCGCGACGCGGAGCTGTACACGGTGTCCAAGGGCGGCGTCATCGCCCTCGGGAAGGGGCAGCTGGTCACCTGA
- a CDS encoding SDR family NAD(P)-dependent oxidoreductase yields MTVTEDGPQAMDEASGLSYGPGIDPERLAVCLSVLEELDKLEIDHPDAVAVRRATAGVYRTVKQRRRQERRAAKTAHDKAVTEATATGSAQRIDDETEGLLPSSATEEGRIAGILQRPRSCYTCKTRYVEVDYFYHQLCPDCARVNRAKRDVRADLTGKRALLTGGRAKIGMYIALRLLRDGAHTTITTRFPKDAIRRFKAMDDSADWIHRLEVVGIDLRDPAQAVALAEQVAEAGPLDILVNNATQTVRRLPSAYAALVEGESAPLPAGELPAHHVIGAFNSGAVDGLAALPLGGTSGLDAQQVADLALVAGNASVERHLDGTAIDAGGLVPDVVDSNTWVQTIEQISPVELLETQLCNYTAPFILISRLRPVMAEAAKKAASGRAYVVNVSAMEGVFGRGYKGAGHPNTNAAKAAMNMVTRTSAQEMFQTDGILMTSVDTGWITDERPHYDKLRLAEAGFHAPLDLVDGAARVYDPIVRGEAGEDLYGVFLKDYTPGKW; encoded by the coding sequence ATGACGGTGACAGAGGACGGCCCGCAGGCCATGGACGAGGCGAGCGGGCTCTCGTACGGACCCGGCATCGACCCGGAGCGGCTGGCCGTCTGCCTCAGCGTGCTCGAGGAACTCGACAAGCTGGAGATCGACCACCCGGACGCCGTCGCCGTGCGCCGGGCCACCGCGGGCGTGTACCGCACGGTCAAGCAGCGCCGCCGCCAGGAGCGCCGGGCCGCCAAGACCGCCCACGACAAGGCGGTCACGGAGGCCACGGCGACCGGCTCCGCCCAGCGCATCGACGACGAGACCGAGGGCCTCCTGCCGTCGTCGGCCACCGAGGAGGGCAGGATCGCGGGGATACTCCAGCGCCCGCGCTCCTGCTACACCTGCAAGACCCGGTACGTGGAAGTCGACTACTTCTACCACCAGCTCTGTCCCGACTGCGCCCGGGTGAACCGCGCCAAGCGCGACGTCCGCGCCGACCTCACCGGCAAGCGCGCCCTGCTCACCGGCGGCCGGGCCAAGATCGGCATGTACATCGCGCTCAGGCTGCTGCGCGACGGCGCGCACACCACGATCACCACGCGCTTCCCGAAGGACGCCATCCGCCGCTTCAAGGCGATGGACGACTCGGCGGACTGGATCCACCGCCTGGAGGTCGTCGGCATCGACCTGCGCGACCCGGCCCAGGCCGTGGCCCTCGCGGAGCAGGTCGCCGAGGCGGGCCCGCTCGACATCCTCGTCAACAACGCGACCCAGACCGTACGCCGGCTGCCCTCCGCCTACGCCGCGCTGGTCGAGGGCGAGAGCGCCCCGCTGCCCGCCGGTGAGCTCCCCGCCCACCACGTCATCGGCGCCTTCAACTCCGGCGCGGTCGACGGCCTGGCCGCGCTGCCCCTCGGCGGCACCAGCGGTCTCGACGCCCAGCAGGTCGCCGACCTCGCCCTGGTCGCGGGCAACGCCAGCGTCGAACGGCACCTCGACGGCACGGCGATCGACGCGGGCGGGCTGGTCCCCGACGTCGTCGACAGCAACACCTGGGTGCAGACGATCGAGCAGATCTCCCCGGTGGAGCTGCTGGAGACTCAGCTGTGCAACTACACGGCGCCGTTCATCCTGATCAGCCGGCTCCGCCCGGTCATGGCCGAGGCCGCGAAGAAGGCGGCGAGCGGACGGGCGTACGTCGTGAACGTCTCGGCGATGGAGGGCGTCTTCGGCCGTGGCTACAAGGGTGCGGGACATCCGAACACGAACGCCGCCAAGGCCGCGATGAACATGGTGACGCGGACCAGTGCGCAGGAGATGTTCCAGACCGACGGGATCCTGATGACCTCGGTCGACACGGGGTGGATCACGGATGAGCGGCCTCACTACGACAAGCTGCGGCTCGCGGAGGCCGGATTCCACGCGCCGCTCGATCTGGTCGACGGTGCGGCCCGTGTGTACGACCCGATCGTGCGGGGTGAGGCGGGGGAGGATCTGTACGGGGTCTTTCTGAAGGACTACACGCCGGGGAAGTGGTAG
- a CDS encoding GNAT family N-acetyltransferase translates to MLIREATADDWPRIWPFWHRIVAAGETYAWDPGTSEDEARVLWMDPAKRVYVVEDDSGSIVASAYLTPNYGGAAARIANAGFMVDPDQGGRGYGRALAEHLLTEARAAGYRGMVFNAVVETNPAVKLWTSLGFTILGTVPDAFEHPRHGLVGLHIMYRAL, encoded by the coding sequence ATGCTGATCAGGGAAGCAACGGCTGACGACTGGCCGCGCATCTGGCCGTTCTGGCACCGCATCGTCGCCGCGGGCGAGACCTACGCATGGGACCCGGGCACCTCCGAGGACGAGGCCCGGGTCCTGTGGATGGATCCGGCGAAACGCGTCTACGTCGTCGAGGACGACAGCGGCAGCATCGTGGCCTCCGCCTACCTCACCCCCAACTACGGCGGCGCCGCCGCCCGCATCGCCAACGCCGGGTTCATGGTCGACCCGGACCAGGGCGGCCGGGGCTACGGCCGTGCCCTCGCCGAACATCTCCTGACCGAGGCCAGGGCAGCCGGCTACCGCGGCATGGTGTTCAACGCCGTCGTCGAGACCAACCCGGCCGTGAAGCTGTGGACCTCCCTCGGCTTCACGATCCTCGGTACGGTGCCCGACGCGTTCGAGCACCCCCGGCACGGCCTCGTGGGACTGCACATCATGTACCGGGCGCTCTAG